The Syntrophales bacterium DNA window CACAAATCCACCCGTCTCTTAAAATTAAGCGCCTTCATCCCCACAGTATGAGGCACAGTACAGCTGTTCATCTTTTAAAATCCGGAGTCGATCTTGTCACTATTGCTAATTGGCTTGGGCATGCCAGTATCAATACTACTAACAAATACGCCACTATCGATTTGGACATGAAGCGAGAGGCAATCGCAAAGGCTGCTTCGCCTCAGACCAAATCTGTTCCACATTTGTCGTGGCGCAGCGATCCAGATATCCTGAACTGGCTGGAGTCACTATGATCCACCTGTATAGAATTAATGTGGAGATCCATGATGCTTTTTTGATAAAAAATCAATAGGATATGTTTAGAACTCAACATTAATAAAGACTCAACATTTATCAATGATCAGCAAACCATAACCGGCATAACGTTTCATGGTATGTCCAAGGTTCTTTTCATCTCGAGCTTCGATCAGTTCATTGGCCAACCCGCAGCCTGTAACAAATCTCGTTCGTATTCCCTGGCGGCAGGCCTCCATCCCAAGGGCGGTTGCCAGATGTGTCTTGCCGGTACCGCTACGGCCCAGTAATATCACGTTGCGGGCCTCTTTGATGTATTGACCGCTTAACAGTTCCCTGATCAAACGGGTATCCAGATCCGGGGCCGCTTCAAACTGAAATGTTTCAATGGGTTTCAGAAGAGGGAATCTCGCGTCCCTGGTTCTGCGCTTTAACCCGTTTTCTGTCCGGACAGCCACCTCAATCTCTGTCAGATTGAGCAGAAACTCTCCATAATCCTCACTTCTGTCCCGGGCCTGGCGAAGGCATGTCTCGAGCTGTGCGATCATGCCGGAGAGCTTCAAAAGTTTCATATTGGGCAGAAGCTGGACTTTAACGGCTGCTTTCACAGGGCACCCCCTATCCGGCTGTACACCGAAACATCCGGAGGCGGAAGCGTCTCCCAATTGTTAAGTGGAACGGGAGAGTACTCCACTGGAGCTATCCTGCTGATCAGTATATGCTCCACTGCCTCGCTGGAGCTGACACCGGCTGAGAGGGCTCCTTCCACCGCGGAAACTACATCTTCCTTTTTGTGTTCTTTAAAGAGCATCAAGACGTTTACGAAATCCTTAGTGCCACTGGTATGCCCCTGCTTTTCACAGAAACGCTCCAGGATCTGTTCAAGGCACTCCGGCCATACTTTTCTCCATTGCCTGATAGGACGAGCAGACTCAAAGGCCTGAGGACGCTGGGAGATCAATTCCAGGTAATGAAACGGATCCAGCTGCCATTTGTTGTTGCCATACAGGCGACGGTGGGCGGCTATCTTCCGGCTGCCGTGGAATATATCCATCCGATCCACACAGGTAATGGCCTGAACCTTCAGACCTGCGTAGCGAGTGGGAACCGAATAGCGGTTCTTGTCCATGATCATTGTTGAGTACTTGTCCACCTTCCCTGAGAAGGTCTCAATATTGCTGAACCGGACCTCGGGTATGAGCAGAAGGTGTTGCTTCTCTTTCTCATATAACTCATTGACTGTTTCTTCCCTGCCGGACATGCGATGGTTGCCATAGGCCATGCATTCATCCAGAAGACGTCGGTTTAACTCCTCCAGGCTCTGTGCCTCGGGTACGGGTACCATGTAGTTGCGGCGGGCATATCCGACAAGGCCTTCAACTCCGCCTTTCTCATGACCCTGAGCGGGATTACAAAAGCGTGGCGTAAAATTATAATACGCCTGAAACTTCAAAAAACTTTCATTGATCTTTCTGTCCCTGCCGCGCAGAACCTTGTCAACCGCGGTGGTCAGATTGTCATAGATCAAGGTGGAAAACACCCCGCCAAAAAAATCAAAGGCCTGAATATGCCCTTCAAATAAGGCCTGCTGACGTTCACATGGAAAACACTGGACAAAGTGTTTCCCGCTGCCTTTAGAGCGCATACAGAACATCTTCAGTTTGACGTGCTCACCAGCCAATATGGCATGACTCGTTCCCCAGTCTACTTCTGCTTCAAGTCCAGGCTCGGGATCCAGGGGAATAAAAACCAGAGAGTTGTCAAGTCCAAGCAGTCTACGGGCATCATGCACGTACTTCCTCACCGTTCTGTCACTGCCCTCAAAGCCATGTTCATAACACAGTCGAGAGTAAATCCTTTTTGCAGTGTGGCGTTGCTTCTTGGGGTTATCTTTGTCTCCCTTAAGCCACCTGTCAATGATATCCAGATATGGACCCAGTGCCGGATACGGCTGGTCCTTTCTGGCACTGTAATCACAGAGTTCTTTACTGAGCGCCTTCCTGACGGTGTTTCTTGAATGTCCTGTATCTCTGGCTATCGCTCTAATCTTCTTCCCGTACACTCTATGCGCTGTCCTGATATAATTGTATTGATCCACCGTTATCATTCTCCCTTCACCTCCGGTACTCTAATACC harbors:
- a CDS encoding ATP-binding protein, whose translation is MKAAVKVQLLPNMKLLKLSGMIAQLETCLRQARDRSEDYGEFLLNLTEIEVAVRTENGLKRRTRDARFPLLKPIETFQFEAAPDLDTRLIRELLSGQYIKEARNVILLGRSGTGKTHLATALGMEACRQGIRTRFVTGCGLANELIEARDEKNLGHTMKRYAGYGLLIIDKC
- the istA gene encoding IS21 family transposase, whose protein sequence is MITVDQYNYIRTAHRVYGKKIRAIARDTGHSRNTVRKALSKELCDYSARKDQPYPALGPYLDIIDRWLKGDKDNPKKQRHTAKRIYSRLCYEHGFEGSDRTVRKYVHDARRLLGLDNSLVFIPLDPEPGLEAEVDWGTSHAILAGEHVKLKMFCMRSKGSGKHFVQCFPCERQQALFEGHIQAFDFFGGVFSTLIYDNLTTAVDKVLRGRDRKINESFLKFQAYYNFTPRFCNPAQGHEKGGVEGLVGYARRNYMVPVPEAQSLEELNRRLLDECMAYGNHRMSGREETVNELYEKEKQHLLLIPEVRFSNIETFSGKVDKYSTMIMDKNRYSVPTRYAGLKVQAITCVDRMDIFHGSRKIAAHRRLYGNNKWQLDPFHYLELISQRPQAFESARPIRQWRKVWPECLEQILERFCEKQGHTSGTKDFVNVLMLFKEHKKEDVVSAVEGALSAGVSSSEAVEHILISRIAPVEYSPVPLNNWETLPPPDVSVYSRIGGAL